From a single Aspergillus puulaauensis MK2 DNA, chromosome 2, nearly complete sequence genomic region:
- a CDS encoding NADP-dependent oxidoreductase (COG:C;~EggNog:ENOG410PWJX;~InterPro:IPR011032,IPR020843,IPR036291;~PFAM:PF13602,PF00107;~go_function: GO:0016491 - oxidoreductase activity [Evidence IEA]): MQAIRLHPAQAGPSYSPSNPAPSSALHLDTIPIPKPSKAGDLLIKIKTSTIIRDTLTWPESYSHDYAIPGNDLAGTVVEVFDENSKFKPGDEVFGMLAADRPGAWAEYAIATETEVSLKPGKLTWADAAALPLSGMTAYEALFVHAGVPVPERDAAAHNSRGLNTKNEGNKVLITGAGGAVGAYIVQLARLAGLHVTAATSSNERNAEFLRELGADDTIEYAVLQTEDHKEAYDVVIDTVGGQPLVDAWACIKAGGSLITVDSSSFDFVEEHTKRGIQREGIKALFFIIEGGPASLNALAEFANLGLLRVFVLDSYPLAKAREAYDRANGRLTGRGKIILSV; encoded by the coding sequence ATGCAAGCAATCCGCCTCCATCCGGCTCAAGCTGGCCCCTCCTACAGCCCCTCCAACCCCGCCCCATCATCAGCACTCCACCTCGACACAATCCCAATCCCGAAACCATCCAAGGCCGGCGACCTGCTCATCAAAATCAAAACATCAACCATAATCCGGGACACCCTGACATGGCCCGAATCATACAGCCACGACTACGCCATCCCCGGAAACGACCTGGCAGGCACAGTCGTCGAAGTCTTCGACGAGAACTCCAAGTTCAAGCCCGGCGATGAAGTCTTTGGCATGCTCGCTGCTGACCGTCCAGGAGCATGGGCAGAGTACGCCATTGCGACAGAGACCGAAGTCTCGCTGAAACCGGGGAAATTGACCTGGGCAGACGCTGCCGCGCTGCCCTTGAGTGGGATGACGGCGTACGAGGCGCTTTTTGTCCATGCCGGCGTGCCAGTTCCGGAGAGAGACGCGGCTGCGCATAATTCGAGGGGATTGAATACTAAAAATGAGGGGAATAAAGTCCTTATCACAGGGGCAGGAGGTGCCGTGGGTGCATATATCGTTCAACTAGCCAGACTCGCCGGACTCCATGTAACGGCCGCGACGAGTTCGAATGAGCGCAACGCTGAGTTTCTTCGAGAGCTTGGAGCAGATGATACTATCGAATATGCAGTCCTGCAAACAGAAGACCACAAAGAAGCCTACGACGTCGTCATCGACACCGTCGGAGGACAACCACTAGTGGATGCCTGGGCCTGTATCAAAGCAGGTGGATCGCTGATTACAGTCGACTCAAGCAGCTTCGATTTCGTCGAAGAGCACACCAAACGCGGAATTCAGCGAGAAGGGATCAAAGCATTGTTCTTTATCATAGAGGGGGGTCCTGCGAGCTTAAACGCCCTGGCCGAGTTTGCGAACTTGGGGCTACTCCGCGTGTTTGTACTAGATTCTTACCCTCTTGCGAAAGCCCGTGAGGCGTATGATCGAGCGAATGGACGGTTGACAGGCCGTGGGAAGATTATTCTCTCTGTATAA
- a CDS encoding flavin monoamine oxidase family protein (COG:E;~EggNog:ENOG410PGT4;~InterPro:IPR002937,IPR036188;~PFAM:PF01593;~SECRETED:SignalP(1-20);~go_function: GO:0016491 - oxidoreductase activity [Evidence IEA];~go_process: GO:0055114 - oxidation-reduction process [Evidence IEA]), with protein sequence MKSSFRRLSIALALCEAALGLSIHQQSLDILRFTTPEITADSLHNIHLEFLDPDFNGHLHIVYGDCETTTDNTHHHSLGQLTVKRNAHPERLVWITPPDAPHQHCLHAFSPETGSLMARSSPISISNRIEPRESLSISNYADATGPWFDGVAYMAGKEPGKAAVSAAKNASVAIIGGGMSGLMTSLLLSSVGMQNWHIHESSQRLGGRIRTQYLNGTKPEEYQYQEMGPMRFPVALNYPGKNETLEIQDHKMVFQLGDVLNRLNQERDPGLKVDFIPFVQNNDNVPANSGGERVNGRIPTKGEVAEDPGLVYTAAASNQTAADEAEKGYDDYVDVDGLSMEDVAENVFQAHKTAVEHGLFHWSEAGYLRYALGYDANITDYVAGSGGSPMWNDIYDNVYFSASEWRTIDKGLESLPRAFYPHVGNRTTFGRKITGLVYNETTAKIAVNWRDDPLQIVPQSEEYDYAIVAAPFSKVRLWDLPRYSSLLSRAIDSLNYSPSCKLSLLYETRFWEHSEKPIFGGCGSVDVPGVGDVCYPSFNINGTGPGVVLASYTSGTPARSIAALSPEDYVGIVQRAMVDFHGPIAAEQFTGIYNRQCWETDEHQAGAWASPFVGQQELYLPAYYQTEFKTIFIGEHTSYTHAWIFSALDSAVRGTTQLLLDLGLVDEAKQIVNEWMGRWIKL encoded by the exons ATGAAGTCTTCCTTCAGGCGCCTCAGTATAGCCCTTGCTCTATGCGAAGCAGCCCTAGGCTTAAGCATTCACCAACAATCACTCGACATCCTCAGGTTCACCACCCCGGAGATAACGGCCGACTCCCTCCACAACATCCAcctcgagttcctcgacCCAGACTTCAATGGCCACCTTCACATCGTCTACGGCGACTGCGAGACCACAACCGACAACACACACCACCACTCCCTAGGCCAGCTAACCGTGAAACGCAATGCCCACCCAGAACGCCTGGTCTGGATAACACCCCCAGACGCACCCCACCAGCACTGCCTGCACGCCTTTTCGCCCGAAACAGGATCCCTCATGGCACGGTCATCCCCAATCTCAATCTCCAATCGCATTGAACCCCGCGAATCCCTCTCCATATCAAACTACGCCGACGCCACAGGCCCCTGGTTCGACGGCGTCGCATACATGGCGGGCAAAGAACCCGGCAAAGCCGCCGTGTCGGCAGCCAAGAACGCGTCCGTTGCAATTATCGGCGGCGGGATGTCTGGCCTTATGACCTCGCTGCTTCTTTCGTCGGTGGGGATGCAGAACTGGCATATCCATGAATCGTCGCAGCGGCTGGGTGGGCGGATCCGTACGCAGTATCTTAATGGCACAAAGCCTGAGGAGTATCAGTATCAGGAGATGGGGCCGATGAGGTTCCCTGTTGCTTTGAATTATCCTGGGAAGAATGAGACGCTGGAGATCCAGGATCATAAGATGGTGTTTCAGCTTGGGGATGTGTTGAATCGGTTGAATCAGGAGAGGGATCCGGGGTTGAAGGTTGATTTTATCCCCTTTGTGCAGAATAATGATAATGTTCCTGCTAATAGTGGTGGGGAGCGTGTGAATGGGAGGATTCCGACGAAGGgggaggtggcggaggaTCCGGGGCTTGTGTATACCGCTGCTGCATCGAATCAGACTGCTGCtgacgaggcggagaaggggTATGATGATtatgttgatgttgatgggCTGTCCATGGAGGATGTTGCGGAGAATGTCTTCCAAGCTCACAAGACTGCCGTTGAGCACGGGCTATTCCACTGGTCTGAGGCTGGCTACCTGCGATACGCACTCGGATATGATGCGAACATCACAGACTACGTTGCTGGCTCTGGAGGAAGCCCAATGTGGAATGATATCTATGACAACGTCTATTTCTCTGCGAGTGAATGGCGGACTATCGACAAGGGGTTGGAGTCTCTTCCCAGAGCATTCTATCCCCATGTTGGGAACAGGACAACATTTGGCAGGAAGATTACTGGACTCGTATACAACGAGACGACCGCAAAGATCGCCGTGAACTGGAGGGACGATCCCCTGCAGATAGTCCCCCAGAGTGAAGAGTACGACTACGCAATTGTGGCTGCACCATTCAGCAAAGTCCGACTATGGGATCTGCCCCGGTACTCGTCTCTGCTTTCTCGGGCGATCGACTCCCTGAATTACAGCCCGTCGTGCAAGCTGTCTCTCCTGTATGAGACTCGCTTCTGGGAGCACTCGGAGAAGCCCATCTTTGGCGGCTGCGGCTCGGTGGATGTGCCTGGTGTTGGAGACGTCTGCTACCCTTCCTTTAATATCAACGGGACAGGGCCTGGCGTTGTCCTGGCGTCGTATACGAGCGGTACACCGGCACGGTCCATCGCGGCGTTGAGTCCGGAGGATTATGTGGGGATTGTCCAGCGCGCGATGGTGGACTTTCATGGGCCGATAGCTGCTGAGCAGTTCACTG GGATTTATAACCGCCAGTGCTGGGAGACAGACGAACACCAAGCAGGCGCCTGGGCATCGCCCTTCGTCGGGCAGCAGGAACTGTACCTCCCTGCGTACTACCAGACGGAATTCAAAACAATCTTTATTGGCGAACATACGAGCTACACGCACGCCTGGATCTTCTCGGCACTGGACTCGGCGGTGCGTGGGACGACGCAGCTgctcctggatctggggcTGGTGGATGAAGCAAAGCAGATTGTGAATGAGTGGATGGGGCGTTGGATTAAGCTGTAA
- a CDS encoding uncharacterized protein (InterPro:IPR001810,IPR032675;~PFAM:PF00646;~go_function: GO:0005515 - protein binding [Evidence IEA]) — protein sequence MTGQGLSLDAWSEVVEHVGRDDLLNLCLVSRLLKAVATRVLYRSITLEPRLYNLGLVDTNVDQSQLPQFEQRGHWNLLSRLGSKENQSLRNLVQEVILLRPSNEAIPLDKAFLNSLRKDDHFSKLLTTLPNLRRVTIGIPELQTDHVIRTLSAHSKKPELSLILDGYDQRISTDSPLPCISSLAVAGDPRSHRKENGLLKFQQLVFNSPNLRSLSIAVLDDYNGRMRRARRAGMHLTFYLEGDERFPPLEELALNGYVMKDGEASLWQSNVQWEKLASLTVGPLPCWSVLPGFAGYATALKTLKVFTYHGMIGGEEARIGLEALLSSFDGLEVLDVKGVICSVSAVGQHRNLSVLCLHEDEPQHDDGDAVRTVLTPADILYLDEHCPRISSLALDVQRVNGKLDEKALQAIVTGFRSLRYLSIHFEMGLRDIRRPITPVINPDTAQSIGQDIFNRRKQAGSSLPELTLWTGSSYRSRLYWKPKYLNFERRFTASYTLRQGEALTSASGLVSEEGEEYEDQDEDEDEDD from the exons ATGACAGGACAAGGCTTGTCCCTCGATGCATGGAGCGAAGTCGTCGAGCACGTCGGCAGAGACGACCTGTTGAACCTCTGCCTTGTCTCGCGGTTATTAAAAGCCGTCGCAACCCGAGTCCTTTACCGATCAATCACCCTCGAGCCACGTCTATATAATCTGGGGCTGGTTGATACAAATGTCGACCAGAGCCAGCTTCCCCAATTCGAACAACGGGGCCACTGGAATCTGTTATCACGGCTCGGAAGCAAGGAAAACCAGAGCCTCAGGAACCTGGTACAAGAAGTAATTCTGCTCCGACCATCAAACGAAGCTATACCACTAGACAAAGCATTCCTAAATTCCCTGCGGAAAGACGACCATTTCTCCAAGCTGCTCACCACACTGCCCAACCTCCGCCGCGTCACCATCGGCATCCCAGAACTACAAACAGACCATGTAATCCGCACTCTCAGCGCCCACAGCAAAAAGCCAGAGCTGAGCCTGATCCTCGACGGATACGACCAGCGCATCTCCACAGACTCGCCCCTCCCCTGCATTTCCAGCCTAGCCGTCGCAGGCGACCCCCGGTCCCACCGCAAGGAAAACGGCCTCCTCAAATTCCAGCAGCTAGTCTTCAACAGCCCGAACCTCCGCTCGTTGAGCATCGCCGTCCTTGATGACTACAACGGCCGCATGAGACGCGCCCGCCGGGCAGGCATGCACTTGACCTTCTACCTGGAGGGCGACGAGCGATTCCCGCCGCTGGAAGAACTCGCGCTGAACGGATACGTGATGAAAGATGGGGAAGCATCGCTCTGGCAAAGCAACGTCCAGTGGGAGAAACTGGCAAGTCTGACTGTTGGACCGCTGCCTTGCTGGTCTGTACTCCCGGGGTTCGCGGGGTATGCGACGGCTCTTAAGACGCTGAAGGTCTTCACGTATCATGGGATGATcggtggggaggaggctaGAATAGGACTTGAGGCACTTCTCAGTTCCTTTGATGGGTTGGAAGTCCTGGATGTGAAGGGGGTTATCTGTAGTGTGTCGGCTGTTGGGCAGCATAGGAACCTGTCTGTGCTTTGTCTGCATGAAGACGAGCCCCAGCATGATGATGGGGACGCGGTGAGGACTGTGCTTACGCCGGCGGATATCTTGTATCTGGATGAGCACTGCCCGAGGATATCTTCATTGGCGCTCGATGTCCAGCGAGTAAATGGTAAACTG GATGAGAAGGCTCTTCAGGCTATAGTAACAGGATTCAGAAGTCTGAGATATCTCTCGATTCACTTTGAGATGGGACTCAGAGATATCCGGCGGCCCATTACGCCGGTGATCAACCCTGACACAGCACAGAGTATCGGACAGGACATATTCAACCGCCGCAAACAGGCCGGTTCCTCTTTACCTGAATTAACACTTTGGACCGGGAGCTCCTACCGCAGCCGGTTATACTGGAAGCCAAAGTATCTGAACTTCGAAAGGCGGTTTACAGCAAGCTATACGCTCCGACAGGGCGAGGCGCTTACGTCGGCTTCGGGTTTGGTGTCTGAGGAGGGTGAAGAATACGAGGAccaagacgaggacgaagatgaggacgattAG
- a CDS encoding uncharacterized protein (COG:S;~EggNog:ENOG410PSA8;~InterPro:IPR036864,IPR001138;~PFAM:PF00172;~TransMembrane:2 (i215-235o526-547i);~go_function: GO:0000981 - DNA-binding transcription factor activity, RNA polymerase II-specific [Evidence IEA];~go_function: GO:0008270 - zinc ion binding [Evidence IEA];~go_process: GO:0006355 - regulation of transcription, DNA-templated [Evidence IEA]), whose product MKRKGAPENPVPARRHPRQDPVSCEFCRKKKLKCDRQQPCSSCRTRCLQCSFPSNSPVHTQNAAKPARPAWSQPESPQQDSPGLAPPGPGLVGSKESLVTADWLEQIHMGDRVPAAVSPQLRAELHEKRLGYDEVSGAARVLLSITSQSWTPNQNPATVDLIQFLPAESDSLALFSYFCRYISYLYHIIIPHVLEGQINEVYRCVERRKPVNRSYLALVFAITGSSLFLQCSIQSSRHAAMCSQRFSFLTGAALTQADYSSYPTVEGLQATMIIFHNISHIHCCTAVSGFFTIGSIIDQAKSMLLHRLDTPQSREGRKESTIMLETKRRLWWDIASFDWCLSFLSGPQEWTYLVNPAFMYTDKPGNIDDMEMTNSAISQPSTTPTAMSFFLERLKLAETCRSIVDTISAEQLTGKEVEYSKILDLDRKIQETQAQSPDFLRLDPSSRRRYAALHKERPTIAWQGCILQQAWYSRLCRLHRPFFIRGARDPTYSYSYMAGLSAARKVLEIKRLMDEEEPRFSPSSSVIWSIMHHVFMAAVMLLLDVCYNGDDILADKRKEEVLDACRMLSKAQQSSALVKEGIDAMMGVLRGNYIRNGKPLSTNSGLVSGVDALDSQTLAPPVVVEEPMHASSSFIDPSGASDRTPLQEDRDLEDIWSELIDNGGNMDFDADDWTGLFSNLTRGTMPPTQTDIRHIA is encoded by the exons ATGAAGCGAAAAGGCGCCCCGGAGAATCCGGTGCCTGCCAGACGCCATCCCAGGCAGGATCCGGTGTCTTGCGAGTTCTgtcggaagaagaaactgAAATGCGACCGGCAGCAaccctgcagcagctgtcGCACACGTTGTCTGCAGTGTTCTTTTCCCAGCAACTCCCCTGTCCACACCCAGAATGCCGCCAAACCAGCACGTCCGGCCTGGTCGCAGCCAGAGAGTCCCCAGCAGGATAGTCCTGGCTTGGCCCCTCCAGGTCCGGGGCTCGTCGGCAGCAAGGAGTCGCTGGTGACCGCAGACTGGCTGGAGCAGATTCACATGGGCGACCGGGTGCCAGCAGCAGTGTCACCGCAGCTCAGGGCCGAACTCCACGAGAAGCGACTGGGATACGACGAAGTCAGCGGTGCTGCGCGTGTTTTGCTCTCCATCACCTCGCAGTCCTGGACGCCGAACCAGAATCCAGCCACAGTCGACCTGATCCAGTTCCTCCCGGCCGAGTCGGACTCGCTGGCTCTGTTCAGCTACTTCTGTCGCTATATCAGCTACTTGTACCACATCATCATCCCCCATGTCCTCGAGGGCCAGATCAACGAGGTCTATCGCTGCGTGGAGCGCAGGAAACCCGTGAATCGGAGCTACCTTGCGCTTGTCTTTGCCATTACTGGGTCTTCGCTCTTCCTGCAGTGCTCGATACAGTCGTCGCGCCACGCAGCAATGTGCAGCCAGCGGTTCTCGTTCCTGACTGGGGCTGCTCTGACCCAGGCAGACTACAGCTCGTATCCAACAGTCGAGGGTCTCCAGGCGACGATGATCATCTTTCACAACATCTCCCACATCCACTGCTGCACAGCTGTCAGTggcttcttcaccatcggGTCGATCATCGATCAGGCGAAGAGCATGCTGCTGCATCGACTTGATACGCCGCAGTCTCGAGAGGGGAGGAAGGAAAGCACAATAATGTTGGAGACGAAACGGCGGTTATGGTGGGATATCGCGTCATTTGACTG GTGTCTGAGCTTCCTGAGCGGGCCTCAGGAGTGGACATATCTGGTCAACCCAGCCTTCATGTACACCGACAAGCCTGGCAACATCGACGACATGGAAATGACCAACAGCGCCATATCACAACCCAGCACAACACCCACGGCCATGTCCTTCTTCCTGGAGCGCCTCAAGCTCGCCGAGACATGCCGATCCATCGTCGACACCATCTCGGCCGAGCAACTCACCGGGAAAGAAGTCGAGTACTCCAAGatcctcgatctcgatcGCAAGATCCAGGAGACCCAGGCCCAGTCCCCCGATTTCCTTCGCCTCGACCCAAGTTCCCGCCGCCGCTATGCAGCTCTCCACAAGGAGCGCCCCACTATAGCCTGGCAGGGatgcatcctgcagcaggccTGGTACTCCCGTCTGTGCCGTCTGCACCGACCCTTCTTCATCCGTGGGGCGCGCGATCCGACTTATTCCTATTCGTACATGGCCGGCCTCAGCGCGGCTCGCAAGGTGCTCGAGATCAAGCGCctcatggacgaggaggagccgCGGTTCTCGCCGTCGAGCTCGGTGATCTGGTCCATTATGCACCACGTCTTCATGGCGGCCGtcatgctgctgctggatgtaTGCTACAACGGCGACGACATTCTCGCCGACAAGCGCAAGGAAGAAGTCCTCGACGCTTGCCGGATGCTCAGCAAGGCCCAGCAATCGTCGGCCCTAGTGAAAGAGGGAATCGACGCCATGATGGGCGTCCTCCGGGGCAACTACATCAGAAACGGAAAGCCGCTGTCTACTAATTCGGGATTAGTCTCTGGGGTTGATGCATTGGATTCCCAGACTCTCGCCCCgcctgtggtggtggaggagccCATGCATGCATCATCGTCGTTCATCGACCCATCAGGGGCATCAGATAGAACACCCCTCCAGGAGGACAGAGACCTAGAGGATATCTGGTCTGAGTTGATTGACAACGGTGGTAATATGGACTTTGATGCGGATGACTGGACGGGCTTGTTCTCTAATCTGACAAGGGGTACTATGCCTCCTACGCAGACAGACATACGACATATAGCATAA
- a CDS encoding MCT family MFS transporter (COG:G;~EggNog:ENOG410PJ44;~InterPro:IPR020846,IPR011701,IPR036259;~PFAM:PF07690;~TransMembrane:12 (i12-37o57-74i86-104o110-132i144-163o175-197i237-257o269-288i300-318o324-342i354-372o384-406i);~go_function: GO:0022857 - transmembrane transporter activity [Evidence IEA];~go_process: GO:0055085 - transmembrane transport [Evidence IEA]) yields MSTDSDQPPKEYTARAWSVILGASMAVFCSVGFINSYGVFQEYYLQHQLANESGSTVAWLGGVSIFFIFFGSAISGPVMDISGPRIMLCVGSVGSVFSIMMASLCHKFYQFLLAQAVSMGVFMSLLVAPSVAIVGQYIKVKRGAAMGIVIAGSSLGGVVWPIVISELLKNESVGFGWTMRIVGFIMIPLLAVACICCRPPLDQVRPQTSDKESAPQATDAKKRKPDFSILKKSEMRLLCLAFFIIYFGMFAPFFFITSYASAMGFSSDLAFYSVSILNGASMFGRILPGIVADKYGRFNFCTLFTFLSGVIALCWTKATSVAGLVVFAAAYGFTSGAILSLQQVCAVQIATPQTLGLAVGTIFAASSFSAMASTPISGELSEKYGYLSLSIYSGVSLIVGSVFLLMARLVQSRKVLVAV; encoded by the exons ATGTCTACTGATTCCGACCAGCCTCCCAAGGAGTATAC GGCTCGAGCATGGTCTGTCATTCTCGGTGCCTCTATGGCTGTTTTCTGCTCCGTCGGATTTATCAACTCGTATGGCGTCTTCCAGGAATACTATCTGCAGCACCAACTCGCCAATGAGTCCGGGTCGACCGTGGCATGGCTGGGCGGCGTCAgtatcttcttcatcttcttcggctcGGCCATTTCTGGACCAGTGATGGATATCTCAGGGCCTAGA ATCATGCTATGCGTTGGATCAGTAGGGAGCGTGTTCTCGATCATGATGGCGTCGCTGTGCCACAAGTTCTACCagttcctcctcgcccaggcTGTCTCGATGGGCGTGTTCATGTCGCTTCTCGTCGCCCCGTCGGTGGCCATTGTCGGACAGTATATCAAAGTCAAACGCGGTGCTGCAATgggcatcgtcatcgccggcTCCTCACTCGGGGGCGTCGTCTGGCCCATCGTGATTAGCGAGCTGCTGAAGAATGAGAGCGTAGGATTTGGATGGACCATGCGTATCGTCGGCTTCATCATGATCCCTTTGCTCGCTGTTGCGTGTATCTGCTGCCGGCCTCCTCTTGACCAAGTCCGACCTCAGACATCCGACAAAGAATCAGCACCCCAGGCTACGGATGCAAAGAAGCGCAAACCGGACTTTTCTATCCTGAAAAAAAGCGAGATGCGCCTCCTCTGTCTAGCGTTCTTCATCATCTACTTCGGCATGTTcgcgccgttcttcttcatcacctcATATGCCTCCGCGATGGGCTTCTCCAGCGACCTGGCTTTCTACAGTGTATCAATCCTCAACGGGGCGTCAATGTTTGGCCGAATCCTGCCAGGAATTGTGGCAGATAAATACGGCCGGTTCAACTTCTGCACGCTCTTTACTTTCCTCTCAGGTGTTATTGCCCTCTGCTGGACGAAAGCCACATCTGTCGCGGGCTTGGTTGTCTTCGCTGCTGCGTATGGCTTTACTTCTGGA GCCATCCTTTCTCTCCAGCAAGTATGTGCTGTCCAAATTGCGACGCCGCAAACACTCGGTCTTGCAGTCGGGACGATATTCGCCGCGTCTTCATTCTC GGCAATGGCGAGCACGCCCATCAGCGGGGAGCTGTCAGAGAAATACGGCTACCTCTCGCTGTCTATTTACTCTGGCGTGAGCTTGATTGTTGGCAGTGTATTCCTGCTTATGGCTCGGCTGGTGCAGAGCAGGAAGGTTCTTGTTGCTGTGTAG
- a CDS encoding uncharacterized protein (COG:S;~EggNog:ENOG410PT45;~InterPro:IPR036047;~TransMembrane:1 (o100-119i);~go_function: GO:0005515 - protein binding [Evidence IEA]), whose amino-acid sequence MATFHCYCALCSCSLGSYELGSRKPGALRRRRARVARRIYWRSKEDGQYYETDDEEEEEKEERLRSMPAADLGIPEDDEDSESERASYDPELLGEASLEWLHVAGGLGLMMLALAILMLRDLDYDDCNVATISNVDGLDIPDNSPAYCYYGPNDAPRVVPFHWSCFQLLCRIILGHPDHEGLDKKALYDEISQHKGYDCLDLPYGDITGNDQDWQSIPGEEYSVTSPSSASALDRQEVEKFCNATENRAKSSFDLSSKVQNDPFKLLPQEISDMILDYLPGESLMALLNASWTIHARTRYPGFWKRRLYREMRWIWELREFLGWCEESKIDYKGLYIYLDEVTRPRYGMRTWLALANRRRIWGACEVLAERYHRVKQGNIADRVD is encoded by the exons ATGGCCACTTTCCACTGCTACTGCGCCCTATGTTCCTGCTCCCTGGGCAGCTACGAACTAGGATCGAGGAAACCCGGAGCGCTACGGCGTCGGCGTGCACGCGTTGCCAGGCGCATATACTGGCGAAGCAAGGAGGACGGCCAGTACTACGAGaccgacgatgaggaagaagaggagaaagaggagcgGTTGCGGAGTATGCCAGCAGCAGATTTAGGGATAcccgaagacgacgaggatagCGAGAGCGAACGAGCGTCGTATGACCCtgagctgctgggcgagGCCAGCCTTGAATGGCTTCATGTTgctggaggacttggacttatgatgctggctctggcgATTCTGATGCTCCGAG ATCTGGACTATGATGACTGT AATGTGGCCACCATCTCTAATGTTGACG GCCTGGACATACCGGACAACTCCCCGGCCTACTG TTATTACGGCCCAAATGACGCCCCCCGCGTGGTCCCCTTCCATTGGTCTTGTTTCCAACTCTTATGCCGAATCATACTCGGACATCCAGACCACGAAGGCCTCGACAAGAAGGCTCTCTACGACGAAATATCTCAGCACAAGGGGTACGACTGCCTCGATCTTCCGTACGGCGATATCACAGGCAATGACCAGGATTGGCAGTCCATTCCAGGCGAAGAG TACTCTGTAACAAGCCCATCAAGTGCTTCTGCTCTCGATCGCCAGGAAGTCGAAAAGTTCTGCAACGCCACAGAGAATCGGGCTAAAAGCAGCTTCGATCTTAGCAGCAAAGTGCAAAACGACCCATTCAAGCTCCTGCCCCAGGAGATCAGCGATATGATTCTGGATTACCTCCCAGGGGAGTCCCTTATGGCCCTTCTGAATGCCTCATGGACTATTCATGCGCGCACGCGGTATCCGGGGTTCTGGAAACGCCGCCTCTATCGCGAGATgcgctggatctgggagCTGCGAGAGTTTCTGGGGTGGTGCGAGGAGTCTAAGATCGACTATAAAGGGCTCTATATCTATCTGGACGAGGTGACGAGACCGAGATATGGTATGAGGACGTGGTTGGCTCTTGCGAATCGGCGGAGAATATGGGGTGCTTGTGAAGTCCTGGCTGAGAGGTATCATCGAGTGAAGCAGGGAAATATAGCGGATCGAGTTGATTGA